A genome region from Euphorbia lathyris chromosome 4, ddEupLath1.1, whole genome shotgun sequence includes the following:
- the LOC136227515 gene encoding chalcone--flavanone isomerase-like: MASAVITLIAFHIFFFFIAQNYLSGATIVTTPIVVETISFSPAVKPPASTKSLFLAGAGVRGMEIDGKFVKFTAIGVYLEEEAVPLLAVKWKGKNAQELNDSVEFFTEIVTGPFEKFVRVTMILPLTGQEYSEKVAENCVAIWKSMGIYSEAQAKAIDKFLNIFKDEKFSVGSSILFTHLSNGSLAITFWKEGSIPETENGVIENKLLSEAVLESIIGKEGVSPAARSSIASRLSQSF, from the exons atggCTTCCGCAGTAATAACTCTGATTGCATTtcacatcttcttcttcttcattgcacaaaattatttaagtggaGCAACCATAGTAACAACTCCGATTGTAGTAGAAACCATCTCTTTCTCACCGGCGGTCAAACCTCCAGCCTCAACTAAGTCGCTCTTCCTCGCCGGCGCAG GTGTTAGAGGAATGGAAATCGACGGGAAGTTCGTGAAGTTCACAGCGATCGGTGTTTATTTAGAGGAGGAAGCAGTACCGTTGCTGGCCGTTAAGTGGAAGGGGAAAAATGCTCAAGAGCTGAATGATTCCGTTGAGTTCTTCACAGAGATCGTTACAG GTCCGTTTGAGAAGTTCGTGAGGGTAACAATGATATTGCCATTAACTGGTCAAGAATATTCAGAAAAGGTTGCAGAAAACTGTGTTGCCATTTGGAAATCAATGGGAATTTACTCAGAAGCACAAGCTAAAGCCATCGACAAATTCTTAAACATCTTCAAAGATGAAAAATTCTCTGTTGGTTCTTCTATACTTTTCACACATTTATCCAATGGATCCCTAGCC ATTACATTCTGGAAAGAAGGGTCAATACCAGAAACAGAAAATGGAGTGATAGAGAATAAACTATTATCAGAAGCAGTTTTGGAATCAATTATTGGTAAAGAAGGTGTTTCTCCTGCAGCAAGAAGCAGTATTGCTTCAAGGTTATCACAGAGTTTCTAG